In Erigeron canadensis isolate Cc75 chromosome 8, C_canadensis_v1, whole genome shotgun sequence, the DNA window AAAGTTGGTGAAGTGGTTCCGATTCTGCAAATTGGAGTTCTGCATGTTCTATaatatgaaaattgaaatgtCGACTCTGCATATCAGCAATATCTTTTGATCATGTCTCATGTTGTGCTTCCTTATCAGTTAAACTTTGAATTGCTTATATTGTTATACATAGACTCCTTTCTCTTACTAAATCTGTAATGATGATGGGTATAGATTTGTgatacaaaacaaaaatgacTATTATATCTGCATACTCTGCTTAATAAGTTTTACATCTTTGGTCTGGGTATATGGTGAAATCTAGGGGTAGCTTAAGTGGTTGGAGTTTGGGACTCTCTTTCAAAAGAACCCATCTTCTAATTATGGGGGCATCTTGCCACTTGCCCATAGTAATGAGTGGTTCACCCGGTCCCTCTGGTTTGCTCTCAATCCAGAAGCACTTTTGGTGGCTCTGAACGGTTTCACAATTCCCAAAGAAACACGTTCAGTTGTCATCCGTTTTCTGGTTTGCTGATAACAATTAACGAGAATCTGGGGTTCATTAAAGTCTGACGTAGCACATGGTCTTTGGACTCTCTTTGGTCTTGGCTTCCTTTACCATTTTGATTTACATACCATAAGCACATCATACATTGCTTCTTCATATAATTATTCCTGCAGTTTAGATTGTTCAAAGTTTCTGTGCAGTGAGTTGGAGCCAGTATGTGATAATGGGTTATTTCTTTGTAGCTCAAATATGTTTAACCTTACCACtaaatgaatgtatgtgttatgTAATTGTATTACTTATCCattaaaatctcattttacctgCTATCTTTTTGTATAATTTGCAGTGGGTTCTCTCTCCAAAGTACTTCAATTTTCCCTTCCCCATCACACTTACTATGATACACATGGGCTTTTCTGGAGCAGTCGCGTTCTTTCTTGTCCGTGTTTTCAAGGTACGGTGTTCTATTAGAATTTTGAATCATCTCTATACATCAGCTAAGTTTCTTACTACGTGCCatcttaaatttataatggTGAATTCTTTAATAGTCACACAGTCATACTTTTAGTAATTAATTGTGCTTCCAAGCTAAATTACTTCAATTGATATAGAAACATGTTTTGCTTGTCATGTGTCTCCCTTTTAGCTTTTGAAAGTTTGAGTTTAGGCATCCTGGGCGGGTACAGAGGTCAATTTGCTCGGAGTTTATCACTGTTTTTCCAAACTGAGCTCCAATCTTTTCCATGTCTTCGAAATAAACCTGTCAGCTAGAGAAAGCTTGGTTTGCAACTTtgcatataactatataaaagtAGAGTCAAGTCCTGTGCTGTTTCTTTTTCTGGTGATcccaagaaaacaaaattagCGCTCACAATGTATTTCAAATTACAAAGCTCTGATATGAACTAAAGTTCATACTAACTTGGTCACTTGTATTCTTTCCTCTTATACTGCAGGTTGTTGCTCCTGTTAAAATGACATTTGAAATGTAAGATATCTAGTTATTTACTGCAATCAATTTACTTGTAAAATTCCTTACAGTTTGAAAATCAtctcaaattttgtttttcatgttaATTGACAGATATGCAACATGTGTAATTCCAATCAGTGCCTTCTTTGCATCAAGTCTCTGGTATGATccacttaaaatattttttgctGAATATGTAGGTAGCTAAATGTTActttgttataacttataagctTATGTAAGTTTTTTATAATCTACTTAGACTGCTAGGCTATATCTGTTGTGTTAAAAGAAAGAAGCAACTATGTTTATTGGAAAAAGATCAAAGTTTAACTAACATGATTGCTGTTTCCGTCCTGCAGGTTTGGCAACACGGCTTACTTACATATATCTGTGGCCTTCATTCAGATGCTTAAAGCCCTGAGTATGTAAAAGCAATTcccatatttcttttttttttttttaacatatattatattcacCTGTTTTTGACAAATATCTGTCTTCTGCAATTTGATACAGTGCCAGTGGCAACACTTTTCATGGCTGTTTTGTGTGGGACGGACAAGCTTAGGTGGGATGTGTTCTTGAACATGCTGCTGGTCAGCTTTGGAGTTGTGATATCCTCTTATGGGGAAATCCATTTTAATGTAGTTGGCACACTTTACCAATGCACAGGGATTCTTGCAGAAGCTTTGAGACTAGTGTTAACCCAAGTCCTCTTGCAAAAGAAGGGTTTAACTCTAAACCCAATAACAAGTTTATATTACATCGCTCCATGCAGGTACCGGGTTTCACTgcttataaatatgttatttttttcttgCTTTTAGAGGAAAAGTTTCGTCTGTCCAACTTTTTCCTTGTCTATTCGATgtgcttattatttttttggttctTTTTAGACTTCACATACAAGTTTAATTGGGACTTGGGGAGGGTTATAAGGTCATTGTCAGCCTGTCAGGGGGGTGTCTTTACTTCCGCTCCAGGAAATTTTTTGCAAAGATCTTGGCTGTTTGCATTGCTCTTTGCGCATTGCTGTATTGTTTaagagtttaaaaaaaattggtgaTACATTCCCACCTTTCTAAAGGTATCTAAATGGGACTCCATAAACGCTTTGGCTCATCCATATTGGGGCTCATGTGTTCCCAAAGTTGCCTAGTTGACTTTTGGACTTGTATATTAAAGCGTGGAACTTCCAAATGAATAAATTTACATCGGTACATATGAATAGttagcaatttttttttctttttatacataaaagGACAACTTAATAAATCTTACAAATTCCACACATATTTACATAATTATGCAAGTCTCTATCATGAGACTTGAACCCTCAACCTATAAGTTGTAAAGACAAAGGGAAAATTAGCAGCTCAAccccaaaaattttttttaaagaaagatAGCACGTTCATCTTTTATCCAAAATCAACGCACCCACTATTTTACCCTACTTTTTTTCAAAGGTGTAGTAAGATCATATGACATGAGAGCTGAAGATCCAGGATCTCATGTCATTCTATCTACTTGTGAATAGAGCATACAATAGATACTTGGATCCCTCTGGCTAATGATGTAAGACTGAGTGTTCTGATTTTCGCATTTGTAGTTTTGCGTTCCTGTTTGTGCCTTGGTATTTTTTGGAGAAGACTGGCATGGACGTTTCACAGATTCAGTTCAATTTCTGGATATTCTTTTCCAACGCCCTATGCGCTTTAGCACTGAACTTCTCAATTTTCCTAGTCATTGGTAGAACTGGAGCTGTTACCATACGAGTTGCTGGTGTCCTCAAGGATTGGATACTTATAGCTCTTTCAACTGTAATATTTCCAGAGTCTGCCATTACTGGGCTCAATATTATTGGATATGCCATTGGTATGAGTTTTCCTTTCTCTCATATGCCTTGTATAATTTGTAATTTACATTACTAATTGACGGTTTTTCTGTGCAGCACTTTGTGGTGTAGTCATGTACAATTACATAAAGGTCAAGGATGTTAAAGCATCCCAACTTCCCACTGATAGCCCAGAACGAATGAATAAGGTCAGATTGCTGACATTTCCTGAAACTTTGAAGTTCATTTTGTTTATCCGTTGTCTAGTTTATGGTTCTATCTTTTTCTACTCAGATCAGTGGGTCCCGTATATGTGAAATTTTAATCGCCCAAACATATTTAGGACTCAACTGCTTGTTGTGTATTTCATATTCCCAATAACCTTAATGATGGACATGTTGGTCTAATGGTATAAGTATTGCTGCAATTTTTCTACCACTTACTAACTGGTTGATCTGTGTTGTGTTTTATCTCAATCAGGTCAAGTCAAAAATGTTAGCTAAAACTATGACCTGGTCAAACGGTTTGAGAGTCAACCCAAGTCTGTATTTAATACGTATAAACCTTCTAAGTCGATTTGATTCAAAGATGATGCTATTTTCCTAATCATAATTAGtccattaaaaattaaaacagatGGACAAAAAAGTGTTTTGTAGTCAATTGACTTTATTCACTTAGACCTGAGCTGGAAATGACTTGTAATCTGAAACAATTTTGACATGTTATTCAACCTGTTCTTTTGCCATTGTTGTGTATTTTGAGTGAAAAGGCTGAATTGTCAAACAAATTTTTTGCTCATTAACGAACCTGAATAGGATCTTTTCATAGTTATCAAACAAGTAAGTTTGCAAAATATCTGTATTACATTGATGGACTCTGGTTTGTGTCTGATCAGGATtggaggattgagaagaagtcATCTAATATCTTTGCTCCTGACAACATTGATGATGATACAAGTAGTGGGAAGGTTAGTTCCATGTCAGATATGAGCGTAGACGAAGAAATTCCTCTAATGGCATCTTCAAGGCTTTCACATATTGGGCGTTCACAGCTTAGCAGCCGGGAGGCATAATTCATTATACACCAAATAGATATATAGTATTCGATACATGTAGGGTTGTTCATGTGGCTTAGCATTAAAATTTGTGGAAGAGAAGAATTGCTTTATTCCACTGCTTTTTCTTATGGAAAGTAAACGGTCTCTTCTTGAAACCAAAGGTATGGTAATCAGATGTTGTAGCACTGTAGAAGTTTATTGTAGCATGCAAGTTTATCTTGTTCTGGAGGTTGGGCACATGTATTGTTGTCGTTGTGTAGTGGCCGGTTATTGTTTGAATTTTGAGACCAACTGAAATAgacttaaatgaaaattaaactATTCATTTTGTTGTTTAATGTGTTTAGGGAAAATTTTACAGATTGTCAAATGAAGGTGGGCATCATAAAGCTATATCTGTATTTTCAGCTTTTGGCATTTGTCTTTTTTACATGTGTAAGGATCAGATTAAGGTACTCAAATGCGGTTCTATTtgtgaaattttgaatttatattagGTTGATTACGCTAAGGGTTGTGTTGTGTATGCTGGTTTCTTTGATTTGTTAGAGGggtaacaaaacataaaacatagaTTATAGGTTGAGGTGGACCGTCTAGAAAAATAATAACACAGTTGGGAAGGTAAAAAGTCTTCAATGAGCATCTTAGATCTACATTGTAGAGGTTCAGTAAGTCTCCCCCATGCGATATGTTAATGTGTGGTATGACATGATTCTAACCCGAAAGTTTAAATCCTTGGTACCTAGTTGGCTAGTTCTTTAAAGAATCATCTGAAATGGCTGATGTAATTTAGTATGACAGATTCcacatttgttttatttttgaaaataaacatacttCTAATGTCAaatgaattatattttttataaaaaaaacttttctatGACCAAGTAATTCATTCAACATTACACGTATATTCTGTTTGGAATGATGGAATCTCTTGATATCCGGGAATGAGAGTGTAGGTTCTACCATTCTCAAACTGGAGCTACCTTCCAGATTTCCTTGTCTGGTTGCAATGAACGACTGTATCTACGAATATGGTATCTGTACTATTCAAATTGGCATGCACTCATAGGAGCTAAACCTACAAATTCACCATAAGTTGGGTCCCTCAACTTCTCTTGTTCTTTTCTTGCTGGAGGTAAGGCTGGGAAAAAGAATAGAGCACAGGGGCTCAGCTCTCACACTCCTCATCCACGAAGCTGAGAGAAAAAGCATAACTCCCCAGTTAAACTGTTTTTCTTGTGTCTCGAGTAAACCCTTCTACACCGTACAAGAAGTCAAACACCCAACAGATAAGCTCGGCATTAAATCAAATCAGGTccaaaactttattttaatagAAGATGAATTTATATGTACACAAATGATGAAAACGATGCATTTAATAGCATGTGTACGCCTAGTTACTTGCAGCAAATACTTTTAGTACCAATAAAATGGCATTTTGGGCATAACATATAATGTAACACAACTCATAGTATGTTGTCGACTACTTTCAAGCAGTACAATGTTCGAAGGCATTACAATAAAAGAACCGTGGGGAATGAACCCAAACAAACCATTTACATGAAAAACTGAGTACGATATGCACAACTCGgatgaaaaaaattaatacatttAGCTTAGCATAACATAGCACACAATCATATGACATGACACATTTAGTATTTAAACAATCATCCTCCGTAATGTCCTCAAAAATGCTCTGCAGAACTTACATACAATAGTCTCCTTGCGGCTGGAGCTGGAGGAGCCAACCCTGGTATGTCTCTGATGTCTTTGTTGTGCGGATTCACAATCTAATCAGCAAACAGAATAACCACATTAGAAAACTCCACCAAAATGCATATTTGATAATTCAACAAACTTCTTGAGTATACAAATCAAGGGGAAAGTCGATTACCTTCACGATAATAATAGCAATTACACCACAGACAATAAGAAATAGAAAAAGCATGATGCATTTATCTGTAGCCACCTGTAAAAAATGTGATTTAGTTATACATGAAATACAGAAAACTGAACATTTAAAATAATGTAACTGATATATATAATTGGAAAGACTTGATACCTGGCGTCCTATCTCCTTCACAAGCTGGGATGCTTTCTTGATAGAGAACTGAATCGTGTCTAGTTCATTGACAATACGACCCATTTGATCAGTCTGAGAAAAACTATAGTAATCAGATCCTCCATAAATATACAGACGAACAACAAAGGTAATATCAATTATTTACCAATATTAAGATATGTACTTACTTGGCCTTTCAATTTAACAGCAGTATCGGTTCCCACTTCAACGGTTTGATGAACCACCTGTATGTAGATCAGATAAGTACAAAGCAATGACAGCAATTAActatttatatacaaacaacGATGATAAAAATTTACTTGTTTGGAGCGTTCAATTGCTTGATCTGTTTCATCCATTCTATTCCTGCCAGCTTGTATAAGCTCCTGATTCGACA includes these proteins:
- the LOC122580260 gene encoding probable sugar phosphate/phosphate translocator At3g17430; protein product: MINKSLFLTYLYLFIYILLSSGVILYNKWVLSPKYFNFPFPITLTMIHMGFSGAVAFFLVRVFKVVAPVKMTFEIYATCVIPISAFFASSLWFGNTAYLHISVAFIQMLKALMPVATLFMAVLCGTDKLRWDVFLNMLLVSFGVVISSYGEIHFNVVGTLYQCTGILAEALRLVLTQVLLQKKGLTLNPITSLYYIAPCSFAFLFVPWYFLEKTGMDVSQIQFNFWIFFSNALCALALNFSIFLVIGRTGAVTIRVAGVLKDWILIALSTVIFPESAITGLNIIGYAIALCGVVMYNYIKVKDVKASQLPTDSPERMNKDWRIEKKSSNIFAPDNIDDDTSSGKVSSMSDMSVDEEIPLMASSRLSHIGRSQLSSREA
- the LOC122580252 gene encoding novel plant SNARE 13; the protein is MANPDLQMNPQMEQICGEIRDNFRALENGFQKLGNIKETSRKSKQLEDLTGRMRECKRLIKEFDREIKEEESKNPPDVTKKLNDEKQDMIKKLNSFVASRKTHQSTLGNKRVELFDMGAGASEPMADDNAQVASEMSNQELIQAGRNRMDETDQAIERSKQVVHQTVEVGTDTAVKLKGQTDQMGRIVNELDTIQFSIKKASQLVKEIGRQVATDKCIMLFLFLIVCGVIAIIIVKIVNPHNKDIRDIPGLAPPAPAARRLLYVSSAEHF